In Alkalihalobacterium alkalinitrilicum, a genomic segment contains:
- a CDS encoding LCP family protein gives MLKRTDKRKRKNRRRLLWFIIPLLIIVVPTVAYGSYLTYKLASAASEVNQELARGDKSEKRLEPIDPKSDNFSVLFLGIDTLEPNSRGARTDSMMLVTFNKEEQSIKMLSIPRDSRVNIVGRDRLDKINHAHAFGGVDMSIDTVEELLDVPVDYFVRLNFTAFIEVINALGGVEVEVPFTFNAHGSQGSRNAVTIYKGLQRLNGEEALAYARMRKDDPRGDIGRGERQQEVVKGVIKEAASLSSILRFDTIIDEISEHISTNFLFENMLALHPYASSINDIEQLSLRGDNLRLDGIYYYQLDQESVEDVSHELRVHLGLEESLPNSLGMNEEDVTE, from the coding sequence ATGCTAAAAAGAACTGATAAAAGAAAAAGGAAAAATAGACGTCGATTGCTATGGTTTATCATTCCATTATTGATAATTGTAGTTCCGACAGTTGCCTATGGTTCCTATCTCACATATAAACTTGCAAGTGCTGCTTCAGAAGTGAATCAAGAATTAGCACGTGGCGATAAATCAGAAAAACGATTAGAACCGATTGATCCAAAAAGTGATAACTTTTCCGTTCTCTTTTTAGGAATAGATACGTTAGAACCTAACAGTCGCGGTGCAAGAACAGACTCGATGATGTTAGTGACATTTAATAAAGAAGAACAATCAATTAAAATGTTAAGTATTCCTCGTGACTCACGAGTCAATATTGTTGGACGTGATCGCCTAGATAAAATCAACCACGCTCACGCATTCGGCGGCGTCGATATGTCGATTGACACGGTTGAAGAATTACTTGATGTTCCAGTTGATTATTTTGTCCGCTTGAACTTTACAGCCTTTATAGAGGTTATCAATGCTTTAGGCGGCGTTGAAGTCGAAGTACCATTTACTTTTAATGCACATGGAAGTCAAGGAAGTCGAAACGCGGTAACGATCTACAAAGGGCTACAACGTTTAAATGGTGAAGAAGCGTTAGCTTATGCGAGAATGCGAAAAGATGATCCACGCGGAGATATTGGTCGTGGGGAACGTCAGCAAGAAGTCGTTAAAGGGGTTATTAAAGAAGCCGCATCATTATCGTCGATCCTACGTTTCGATACGATTATTGATGAAATTAGTGAACATATTTCAACCAATTTTTTATTTGAAAACATGTTAGCATTACATCCTTATGCAAGCTCTATTAATGATATTGAACAACTTTCATTACGCGGCGATAATTTGCGTTTGGATGGCATTTACTACTATCAATTAGACCAAGAGTCTGTTGAAGATGTTTCTCATGAATTACGAGTGCACTTAGGTTTAGAAGAAAGTTTACCTAATAGTTTAGGTATGAATGAGGAAGATGTAACAGAATAA
- a CDS encoding nucleotide sugar dehydrogenase produces MSKNSLCVVGLGYIGLPTATMFAKHGFNVLGVDINENAVNLLNQGEIHIEEVGLGELAKEVVTSGNLHAATAPSFADTFIIAVPTPHHADGSANLDYVVSATKSILPYLKEDNVVIIESTIPPRTIDDVVAPILTEAGWNVGENVFLAHCPERVLPGRILIELVENTRIVGGINAISAQKAAEVYRTFVTGDILETSAVSAEMSKLMENTYRDVNIALANELAKISERLGVNALEVIQLANHHPRVNLHLPGPGVGGHCLAVDPYFIIEKAPEQAVLISDARKINNSMPQFVVEQLEKVLSNENAKVAVLGLTYKGNIDDVRESPAMDIVALLQQKSFNLSFHDPHVRQEQVSFTLSSFEDAVEGAECVLILTDHKEFKSLNEEAMVNTMSNPLVFDTRNCTIIENTAIQYFNYSNLFEMNKTLQEV; encoded by the coding sequence TTGTCAAAGAATAGCTTATGTGTAGTTGGATTAGGATATATTGGTTTACCAACAGCGACGATGTTTGCTAAACATGGCTTTAATGTATTAGGTGTAGATATTAACGAAAATGCTGTAAACCTTTTAAACCAAGGAGAAATTCATATAGAAGAAGTGGGCTTAGGTGAATTAGCGAAGGAAGTAGTCACGTCTGGAAACTTACATGCAGCAACAGCTCCATCATTTGCCGATACCTTTATTATAGCAGTACCAACGCCTCATCATGCAGACGGTTCTGCCAATTTAGATTACGTCGTATCTGCGACGAAGTCGATCTTACCTTATTTAAAAGAAGACAATGTAGTGATCATCGAGTCAACGATCCCACCGCGTACGATCGATGATGTGGTGGCACCGATCCTTACAGAAGCAGGTTGGAATGTCGGAGAGAATGTATTTTTAGCCCATTGCCCTGAGCGTGTTCTTCCTGGGCGTATTTTAATCGAGCTCGTTGAAAACACACGTATTGTTGGTGGAATTAACGCGATTTCTGCCCAAAAGGCAGCTGAAGTTTACCGTACGTTTGTGACAGGCGACATTTTAGAAACAAGTGCCGTCAGTGCAGAAATGTCGAAGTTAATGGAAAATACGTACCGTGATGTCAATATTGCCTTAGCAAACGAATTAGCGAAAATTTCTGAGCGTCTTGGTGTGAATGCACTGGAAGTTATTCAACTAGCAAATCACCACCCGCGCGTAAATTTACACCTTCCAGGTCCTGGTGTTGGTGGACACTGTTTAGCAGTTGACCCTTACTTTATTATTGAAAAAGCACCAGAACAAGCGGTGTTAATTTCGGACGCTAGAAAAATCAATAATTCAATGCCACAATTTGTTGTGGAGCAATTAGAAAAAGTGCTTTCTAATGAAAATGCGAAAGTGGCCGTATTAGGGTTAACGTACAAAGGAAATATTGATGATGTTCGTGAAAGTCCGGCGATGGATATTGTCGCGTTACTACAACAAAAGTCATTTAATCTGTCCTTCCATGACCCGCACGTACGTCAAGAACAAGTATCTTTTACCTTATCATCATTTGAAGATGCCGTTGAAGGTGCGGAATGTGTGTTAATTTTAACAGACCATAAAGAGTTCAAATCGTTAAATGAAGAAGCAATGGTGAATACAATGAGCAACCCACTTGTATTTGATACTCGTAATTGTACAATAATCGAAAATACAGCGATTCAATACTTTAATTACAGCAACTTGTTTGAAATGAATAAAACATTACAAGAAGTGTAA
- a CDS encoding TAXI family TRAP transporter solute-binding subunit, protein MRIKKVFIVLISLALSVILVACGETPSSTTDEQANNSESSDTSNSVTKDDDWPRGITIATSSAGGFYYAYGGAWANILDFIPISPESSAGGVDNVKLVEAGNVEVGIASDGILYDGLHGIDWAEGQEYSNVRAMFPMSPGYFQIVAKSGSGIESIHDLEGRRFVTGAAGTGSDTYLRRLLDHFDIKADIININYGDAVGQLNDGMIDAFGVAPTGVPHPATSEFMATNDAVIIGVSEEDLSSLQEVYPYMQSGYIPAGTYDGIDEDVHTITMWNIYLAHKELPDSLVYALVEETYKNYDRLATNAPSAEETLPENIKYLTVPLHSGAAQYFEENGYEIPEQAKPID, encoded by the coding sequence ATGCGTATAAAAAAAGTTTTTATTGTTCTAATTTCATTAGCCCTAAGTGTAATTTTAGTTGCATGTGGTGAAACTCCAAGTAGTACAACAGATGAACAAGCTAATAATTCAGAGAGTAGCGATACTTCAAACAGTGTTACTAAGGATGATGATTGGCCTAGAGGAATTACAATAGCCACATCGTCAGCAGGTGGATTTTACTATGCATATGGTGGAGCTTGGGCCAATATTTTAGATTTCATTCCTATATCACCAGAGAGTAGTGCAGGTGGGGTTGATAACGTAAAATTGGTTGAAGCAGGAAATGTAGAGGTAGGGATCGCCTCGGATGGAATATTATACGATGGACTACACGGTATTGATTGGGCAGAAGGTCAAGAATATTCTAATGTTCGAGCTATGTTTCCTATGTCTCCAGGTTACTTTCAGATAGTGGCAAAATCAGGAAGTGGTATTGAATCTATCCATGACCTTGAAGGTAGGAGATTTGTAACTGGGGCTGCAGGAACTGGTTCCGATACTTATTTAAGAAGGTTGTTAGATCATTTTGATATTAAGGCAGATATTATAAATATTAATTATGGAGATGCAGTCGGTCAACTTAATGATGGTATGATAGATGCATTTGGGGTAGCTCCAACTGGTGTTCCTCATCCTGCAACATCAGAGTTTATGGCAACAAATGACGCTGTAATTATTGGTGTTAGTGAAGAAGATCTATCTTCGTTACAGGAAGTATATCCATATATGCAATCAGGTTACATTCCTGCAGGAACATATGATGGTATAGATGAAGACGTTCATACAATTACGATGTGGAATATTTATTTAGCACACAAAGAATTGCCAGATAGTCTTGTGTACGCACTAGTAGAAGAAACGTATAAAAACTATGATCGGTTAGCAACCAATGCTCCTTCAGCTGAAGAGACTCTTCCTGAGAATATAAAATACTTGACGGTACCACTACATTCTGGTGCAGCACAGTACTTTGAGGAAAATGGTTATGAAATACCAGAACAAGCTAAGCCAATAGACTAA
- the accC gene encoding acetyl-CoA carboxylase biotin carboxylase subunit codes for MFKKVLIANRGEIAVRVIRSCEYLGIKTVAIFSEADRDALHVQLADEAFCVGGPRVNESYLNLEKIIEVAKENSVDAIHPGYGLLSENSHFAEECNKNGIVFIGPSPKVISRMGSKIEARKVMVNVGVPVVPGIDYPLGDVEEACRVASKMGFPVMLKASAGGGGIGMQVVKTEEELRKVYSGNQKRANDFFGDGAMFIEKFIENPRHIEVQILVDSQGNAVYLWERECSIQRRHQKVIEEAPSSFLDEETRREMGKVAVRAAKAIGYTNAGTIEFLVDSNKNFYFLEMNTRLQVEHPVTEEITGIDLVKEQIEIATGKELTFSQSDIKRIGHAIEARIYAEDPQTFFPSPGKVTKFKIPNGENIRHELAVYEGFTVTPYYDPMIAKLIVTGNDRDETINHLKEALENYHVEGIKTNIPMLKRVISHPAFSAGDTTTNFVQKYLSDKSKVEG; via the coding sequence TTGTTTAAAAAAGTTTTAATAGCAAATAGAGGAGAAATAGCAGTTAGGGTCATTCGGTCCTGTGAGTATTTGGGTATTAAAACTGTAGCTATATTTTCGGAGGCTGATCGTGATGCCCTCCATGTTCAACTGGCTGATGAAGCTTTTTGTGTTGGGGGACCACGCGTAAATGAAAGTTATTTAAACTTAGAAAAAATTATCGAAGTGGCTAAAGAGAATAGCGTGGATGCAATACATCCTGGGTATGGTCTCCTTTCAGAAAATAGTCATTTTGCTGAGGAGTGTAATAAGAATGGGATTGTGTTTATAGGTCCTTCTCCAAAGGTTATTTCTCGTATGGGTAGTAAGATAGAGGCACGTAAAGTAATGGTAAATGTAGGTGTGCCTGTCGTTCCAGGAATAGATTATCCTTTAGGGGATGTTGAAGAAGCTTGTAGGGTAGCAAGTAAAATGGGCTTCCCTGTTATGTTAAAGGCCTCTGCAGGAGGTGGGGGGATAGGGATGCAGGTTGTCAAGACTGAGGAAGAACTTCGAAAAGTATATTCTGGTAACCAAAAGCGAGCTAATGATTTTTTTGGGGACGGGGCAATGTTTATCGAAAAATTTATTGAAAACCCACGTCATATTGAAGTTCAAATTTTGGTTGATAGTCAAGGGAATGCAGTATATTTGTGGGAACGTGAATGTTCTATTCAACGTCGTCATCAAAAGGTGATCGAAGAAGCCCCATCATCTTTTTTAGATGAAGAAACTAGAAGGGAAATGGGAAAGGTTGCTGTAAGAGCTGCAAAGGCCATTGGCTATACTAATGCAGGGACGATTGAATTCTTGGTTGATAGCAATAAAAATTTCTATTTTTTGGAAATGAATACGAGGTTACAAGTAGAACATCCAGTTACTGAAGAAATAACGGGCATCGACTTAGTCAAGGAACAGATAGAAATTGCTACAGGAAAAGAATTAACATTTTCTCAATCTGATATTAAAAGAATAGGTCATGCAATAGAGGCCCGGATATATGCTGAGGATCCTCAAACATTCTTTCCATCACCAGGTAAAGTTACAAAGTTTAAGATTCCCAACGGTGAAAATATTCGTCATGAATTGGCTGTTTACGAGGGTTTTACCGTGACACCATACTATGACCCGATGATTGCGAAATTAATTGTTACTGGAAATGACCGAGATGAAACGATTAATCATCTTAAAGAAGCATTGGAGAACTATCATGTAGAAGGAATTAAAACAAATATACCTATGTTAAAAAGAGTTATCTCCCATCCAGCCTTCAGTGCAGGAGATACAACCACAAATTTTGTACAAAAATATTTAAGTGATAAATCAAAAGTGGAGGGATAA
- a CDS encoding LysR family transcriptional regulator produces MRLEQLSYLIEIARLGSFSLAAERLHISQPSISQAINNLEKELGVKLFKRSRAGAELTEVGEVIVKKAQEVLRKLDELKQEANIETSSYIGKLSIGAVPSICMTLLPEVLDVYKKKYPNVNLDINESGTKEVISDVLNEKIDVGFVGVFTNGWKEAGLNNNLHFEKLFHGEIMACVGKESPLAFENPVDPKVLIKYPIVIFNPMYTINQIVTSILEEYGEIKNLFSSDNTESAKRVIAQGLAIGFYTDLSLKNDPYVETGKIIPLHIDHNEVSITFGLIYPKSYQFSPIIRSFIKVLKSHI; encoded by the coding sequence ATGAGATTAGAACAATTATCATATTTAATTGAAATAGCAAGACTTGGTTCATTTTCTTTAGCCGCTGAAAGGTTACATATATCTCAGCCTAGCATTAGTCAAGCAATCAATAATCTTGAGAAAGAGTTAGGAGTGAAATTATTTAAGCGGTCAAGAGCAGGTGCAGAATTAACTGAGGTAGGAGAGGTTATTGTAAAGAAAGCCCAAGAAGTACTACGAAAACTCGATGAATTAAAACAAGAAGCAAACATTGAAACATCAAGTTATATCGGTAAATTATCTATAGGTGCAGTTCCTAGTATATGTATGACACTCTTACCAGAGGTTCTAGATGTGTATAAAAAAAAATATCCAAATGTTAACTTAGATATAAATGAAAGTGGTACAAAAGAAGTTATTAGTGATGTATTAAATGAAAAGATTGATGTGGGTTTTGTTGGTGTTTTTACAAATGGATGGAAAGAAGCAGGGTTGAATAATAACTTACATTTTGAGAAACTCTTCCATGGGGAAATAATGGCTTGTGTAGGAAAAGAGTCGCCTTTAGCTTTTGAAAACCCTGTAGACCCAAAAGTTCTAATTAAATATCCAATTGTCATTTTTAATCCTATGTATACTATCAATCAAATTGTGACAAGTATTTTGGAGGAATACGGAGAAATTAAGAATTTATTTTCATCAGATAATACTGAATCTGCCAAAAGGGTAATTGCACAAGGTTTAGCTATTGGTTTCTATACTGATTTATCACTAAAAAATGATCCATATGTAGAAACTGGCAAGATCATTCCGCTACATATAGATCACAACGAAGTTAGTATAACTTTTGGTCTAATTTACCCGAAAAGTTATCAATTCTCGCCAATTATTCGTTCTTTTATAAAAGTCTTAAAGAGCCATATTTAA
- a CDS encoding YeiH family protein, translating to MAIPEVKEKENYPAQKKESRASKLGKFLPGIGLCLSVMVIGLYLAEVLGIAFNYLNGISTEASSPISGVFISIILGLLIRNMIGLHPIFKNGVNFSIKFILKLGIILLGIRLSFMDVVKLGSWGIPIIILCIVSGIFITLWITKKLNQSYRLGTLIACGTGICGVTAILATAPSIKAKEDEVAYAIANITLFGIISMILYPYIAFYLFQNDPIKVGIFLGTAIHDTAQVAGASLIYDQTFDNARVIDVATITKLTRNFLIIAVIPIISFYYLKSIPKDSNSKGAVTPKWYKLIPLFVIGFLILSAIRSIGDAGVSHSGFAFGLLTPENWASFYSNLDTIGTKYMLGSAMAAVGLSTSLSVFKGLGIKPFYIGIIAALSVGVISVIMISLLGGLINF from the coding sequence TTGGCAATTCCAGAAGTCAAAGAAAAAGAAAATTATCCTGCTCAAAAGAAAGAATCTCGAGCTTCTAAATTGGGCAAATTTTTACCTGGTATTGGGTTGTGTTTAAGTGTAATGGTAATTGGGTTATATTTAGCTGAGGTATTGGGAATTGCTTTTAATTACTTAAATGGAATTTCTACTGAGGCTAGTAGCCCTATTTCGGGAGTATTTATATCAATTATTTTAGGTTTACTAATAAGAAACATGATTGGTTTACACCCTATTTTTAAGAACGGTGTTAATTTTTCAATCAAGTTTATTTTGAAATTAGGAATAATTCTATTAGGAATCAGGTTAAGTTTTATGGATGTTGTAAAATTAGGTTCTTGGGGAATTCCTATTATTATCTTGTGTATAGTTTCCGGAATATTTATTACTCTCTGGATTACAAAAAAACTAAACCAATCTTATCGTTTAGGGACATTAATTGCTTGTGGTACGGGAATATGTGGTGTAACAGCTATACTAGCAACTGCTCCTAGTATTAAGGCAAAAGAAGATGAGGTTGCTTATGCAATTGCTAATATAACGTTATTTGGAATAATAAGCATGATCCTCTATCCATATATTGCTTTTTATTTGTTTCAAAATGACCCTATTAAAGTAGGAATATTTCTTGGTACAGCCATACATGATACAGCTCAGGTCGCTGGTGCTTCTCTAATTTACGATCAAACTTTTGATAATGCTAGAGTTATTGATGTTGCAACTATAACAAAATTGACACGTAATTTCCTTATTATTGCTGTTATCCCCATAATATCTTTCTATTATCTTAAAAGTATTCCCAAAGATAGTAATAGTAAAGGTGCGGTTACGCCAAAGTGGTATAAATTAATACCATTATTTGTAATAGGTTTCCTCATTTTATCTGCTATTAGATCCATTGGCGATGCTGGTGTATCACATAGTGGGTTTGCTTTTGGATTACTAACACCCGAAAATTGGGCATCCTTTTATTCAAATTTAGACACAATTGGTACAAAATATATGTTAGGTTCTGCTATGGCGGCCGTTGGACTATCAACAAGCTTAAGTGTATTTAAAGGTTTAGGTATTAAGCCATTTTATATCGGTATAATTGCAGCATTGTCAGTAGGAGTTATCAGTGTCATTATGATTTCCTTATTGGGAGGGTTAATAAATTTTTAA
- a CDS encoding acetyl-CoA carboxylase biotin carboxyl carrier protein subunit, with protein MSEIVTNMAANVWKILINEGDQIEDGQEIAIMESMKMEIPVIAEESGVVKEIKVKEGDFVNDGDVLLILE; from the coding sequence ATGAGTGAAATTGTAACAAATATGGCTGCGAATGTTTGGAAAATACTAATTAACGAGGGGGACCAAATAGAAGACGGTCAAGAAATTGCAATAATGGAATCTATGAAAATGGAAATACCAGTAATAGCCGAAGAAAGTGGAGTTGTTAAAGAGATCAAAGTGAAAGAAGGAGACTTTGTTAATGATGGAGATGTTTTATTAATACTAGAATAA
- a CDS encoding TRAP transporter permease: MLKTDEKSELEKLKEASEQNSTENERYRDLKGIGYKIIYITGVIFVLFILITILWKPIDPFYMRSVFLISSLVMVLTLVPYSKSERAKKFHWIDLTGILLSIGILSYIFWDFHGILGRVTTFPNGYDVIASIVLLLLLFEATRRLQGWGLVILALIFIIYAIIGNYLPGILWHRGYEIERILGNTFSNIGIFGIPLGVATTYVFMFILLGSFLQVSGVTRVFVDLASSIAGAQRGGPAKVAVLASAFFGTINGTSVGNVVTSGTFTIPMIKRAGYSARFAGATESVASTGGQIMPPIMGAAAFLMAEYLGISYFAVALAATIPALLYFISIFIMVDFESRKKQIKGIPKEKLPNFKYIIIKESYLLIPVFVLLFSLFFLQISPLRAAFYSIIATIIISIFNATNRMGIKKTLDALHITSRGLMDIAVTTAVAGIIIGMVSLTGLGFRFTELVISFSFGIMLLGLILAMLITIVLGMGLPTVAAYAISAVIIAPALIELGVNPLAAHLFILYFASLSAITPPIALASFAAAAIAKAKPMEVALTSVRLGMVAYIIPYMFVYGTGLILQGPFTLTLYKTITCIIGIYALAGFVQGWFIRKVNWYIRCLLLCIGLMLVIPEIISDILGAILLLSIILIQRKPTTISSESTIDSVN; this comes from the coding sequence TTGTTAAAAACAGATGAAAAAAGTGAATTGGAAAAACTAAAGGAAGCATCTGAACAAAATTCTACGGAAAATGAGCGTTATCGAGATTTAAAGGGAATTGGTTACAAGATTATATATATTACAGGGGTTATATTTGTTTTATTTATTTTAATAACAATATTATGGAAACCCATTGACCCTTTTTATATGAGAAGCGTGTTTCTAATATCTTCTCTAGTTATGGTATTAACGCTCGTGCCTTACTCTAAGTCTGAACGTGCAAAAAAATTCCATTGGATAGATCTCACAGGTATACTACTATCAATTGGGATTTTAAGTTATATTTTCTGGGACTTTCATGGCATCCTCGGACGAGTAACTACTTTCCCAAATGGTTATGATGTTATTGCTAGTATTGTGCTTTTGTTACTTTTATTTGAAGCAACCAGAAGATTACAAGGATGGGGATTGGTAATCCTTGCGTTAATTTTTATTATTTATGCAATTATTGGCAACTACTTACCTGGGATACTTTGGCACCGAGGATATGAGATTGAACGGATATTAGGTAATACGTTCAGTAATATTGGTATTTTTGGTATACCTCTAGGAGTTGCTACAACCTATGTATTTATGTTTATTTTATTAGGTTCATTTTTACAGGTTTCAGGTGTTACACGTGTTTTTGTAGATCTAGCATCTTCAATAGCAGGTGCACAAAGAGGAGGACCTGCTAAGGTTGCAGTCTTAGCTAGTGCGTTTTTTGGGACAATTAATGGAACTTCAGTAGGAAACGTGGTAACTTCAGGAACTTTCACTATACCTATGATTAAACGGGCAGGCTATTCTGCTCGATTTGCTGGAGCAACAGAATCTGTAGCCTCAACTGGGGGACAAATTATGCCACCTATAATGGGTGCGGCGGCATTCCTAATGGCGGAATATTTAGGTATAAGTTACTTTGCAGTTGCTCTCGCAGCCACAATTCCTGCTCTTCTTTATTTTATTTCTATATTTATAATGGTTGACTTTGAATCACGTAAAAAACAAATTAAAGGTATACCTAAGGAAAAACTACCTAACTTTAAATATATTATTATAAAAGAGTCTTATTTACTGATTCCAGTGTTTGTTCTCCTATTCTCTCTGTTCTTTTTGCAAATTTCACCTCTTCGTGCTGCTTTTTATTCAATAATTGCAACAATTATAATATCAATATTTAACGCTACTAATCGTATGGGAATTAAAAAGACGTTAGATGCACTCCATATCACTTCTAGAGGATTGATGGATATAGCTGTTACTACTGCAGTAGCAGGAATAATAATAGGTATGGTTTCTCTAACAGGACTAGGGTTTAGATTTACAGAACTTGTTATTTCTTTTTCATTTGGAATCATGTTGCTTGGATTAATACTTGCTATGCTTATTACAATTGTTTTAGGGATGGGGCTACCTACTGTTGCTGCATATGCTATTTCAGCAGTAATTATTGCACCAGCTTTGATTGAGTTAGGGGTTAACCCGTTAGCCGCTCACCTATTCATACTATACTTTGCTAGCCTCTCTGCAATTACTCCACCAATTGCACTAGCGTCATTTGCAGCTGCAGCAATTGCAAAGGCAAAACCAATGGAAGTGGCACTTACTTCTGTTAGGTTAGGGATGGTAGCGTATATAATCCCGTATATGTTTGTTTATGGAACAGGTCTTATTTTACAAGGTCCTTTTACTCTAACACTTTATAAAACTATAACATGTATTATTGGAATTTATGCATTAGCTGGTTTTGTGCAGGGGTGGTTTATTAGAAAAGTAAACTGGTATATTAGATGTTTGTTACTATGTATAGGTTTAATGCTAGTAATACCTGAAATAATCAGTGACATTTTAGGAGCTATTCTCTTATTATCAATTATTCTTATCCAAAGAAAGCCTACTACTATTTCATCAGAATCTACAATAGATTCAGTAAATTAA